A single genomic interval of Cetobacterium sp. ZOR0034 harbors:
- a CDS encoding ROK family protein — protein MKLGAIEAGGTKFVCGIATENGEILERVSFATETPEITLQKVYDFFKDKGVEAIGVGSFGPIDPNPESETYGYITKTPKKYWSDFNLIGELQKNLNVPMAFDTDVNGAALGEATWGAAKGLKNCLYLTIGTGIGGGLLTSGKLVHGMLHPEMGHIFVRRHSEDTYAGKCPFHHDCLEGLAAGPAIEERWGVKAYELPVDHKAWEIEAYYIAQALMSYILIASPEKIILGGGVMKQMQLFPLIRKNVKELLNNYVQTKEILEDIDNYIVPPGLGDNAGLLGSIALALNI, from the coding sequence ATGAAATTAGGAGCTATTGAAGCTGGAGGAACAAAATTCGTTTGCGGAATTGCAACTGAAAATGGGGAGATATTAGAAAGAGTAAGCTTTGCTACTGAAACACCAGAAATTACTTTACAAAAAGTTTACGACTTTTTTAAAGATAAAGGAGTTGAAGCTATTGGTGTTGGATCATTTGGTCCAATCGATCCAAATCCAGAGTCTGAAACTTATGGATACATTACAAAAACACCAAAAAAATATTGGAGCGATTTTAATTTAATTGGAGAGTTACAAAAAAATCTAAATGTGCCTATGGCATTCGATACTGATGTAAATGGAGCTGCACTTGGAGAAGCAACTTGGGGCGCTGCAAAAGGTTTAAAAAATTGCTTGTATTTAACTATTGGAACTGGAATCGGTGGAGGTCTTCTTACTTCTGGAAAACTAGTTCACGGTATGCTACATCCTGAGATGGGGCATATATTTGTTAGAAGACATTCTGAGGATACATATGCTGGTAAATGTCCATTCCACCATGACTGTCTTGAAGGTTTAGCTGCAGGTCCAGCTATTGAAGAAAGATGGGGAGTTAAAGCTTATGAATTACCTGTTGATCATAAAGCATGGGAAATTGAAGCTTATTATATTGCACAAGCACTTATGAGCTATATTTTAATTGCTTCGCCGGAAAAAATAATTCTTGGTGGAGGAGTTATGAAACAGATGCAATTGTTCCCTTTAATTAGAAAAAATGTTAAAGAGTTGTTAAATAACTATGTTCAAACTAAAGAGATTTTAGAAGATATAGATAATTATATTGTCCCTCCTGGTCTTGGAGACAATGCTGGATTATTAGGTTCTATCGCTTTGGCTTTAAATATCTAA
- a CDS encoding PhnD/SsuA/transferrin family substrate-binding protein, translated as MKRFEKVLTLGLLGTSLFISGCGKKDSGEQKLVIAFGIDEDLEMKVKAKDQFLKDLEASVGMKVEWFEPSSDMALRESLRAKKNRTDIAYTGAMPYFITSQRTKIEPLISFAKDGNKEYWGKFSYFITRPDTNINGFTKEDLINPTRPYTFAYTKQSSGSTYLWPVNDLITSKIIKDTNDFNTKFKPYETGSTTNTVRALLDKDADIGVISSNSYIKNRKFFTPDNHKIIYKSSVIPDNLWLVQQDLPKELKQKLENFFLNYNDPNFMQNFYGKKDGEQHIKVETKDFDIIGQVMKNLNLTEISTD; from the coding sequence TTGAAAAGATTTGAAAAAGTATTAACACTTGGTTTATTAGGAACATCTTTATTTATATCTGGTTGTGGAAAAAAAGACAGTGGAGAACAAAAATTAGTTATAGCTTTCGGAATTGATGAGGATCTTGAAATGAAAGTTAAAGCTAAAGATCAATTTTTGAAAGATCTAGAAGCTAGTGTTGGAATGAAAGTAGAATGGTTCGAACCATCATCTGATATGGCATTAAGGGAATCTTTAAGAGCTAAAAAAAATAGAACTGACATTGCATACACTGGTGCTATGCCTTACTTCATAACATCTCAAAGAACTAAGATTGAACCACTTATCTCTTTTGCTAAAGATGGAAACAAAGAATACTGGGGAAAATTCTCATATTTCATCACAAGACCCGATACAAATATAAATGGATTTACAAAAGAGGATTTAATTAATCCAACTAGACCATACACTTTTGCTTATACAAAACAATCATCTGGTTCAACATACCTTTGGCCAGTAAATGACCTTATTACAAGTAAAATTATAAAAGATACAAATGATTTCAATACTAAGTTTAAACCTTATGAAACAGGATCAACGACTAATACTGTTAGAGCTTTACTTGATAAAGATGCTGATATCGGAGTTATATCATCTAACTCATACATAAAAAATAGAAAGTTCTTTACACCAGATAATCATAAGATTATTTATAAAAGTTCTGTTATTCCTGATAACTTATGGTTAGTACAACAAGACTTACCAAAAGAGTTAAAACAAAAGTTAGAAAACTTCTTCTTAAATTACAATGATCCTAATTTTATGCAAAACTTCTATGGTAAAAAAGATGGCGAACAACATATAAAAGTAGAAACTAAAGATTTTGATATTATTGGGCAAGTTATGAAAAATCTTAATTTAACAGAAATCAGTACAGATTAA
- a CDS encoding histidine-type phosphatase, with protein sequence MNIKTTLFLIGACASMAYASDFEYLGTKQPYHFEKSVVTPIPEGYKPLFINHLGRHGSRHLSSPKYDISVFELLSIAEKDGGITPEGLKLKENVAKIMEIEKGNYGLLTEVGAEEQRGIAKRFYENNQDIFGREIIASSTHVERAQQSRDAFMGELAKYTPATNFKISTNGEKDEILRFYDLSPEYEEFADNGKWKKEVKEYAKSKDFNNEVLNKLFSKEFIARLEKGEFNLKDAKGKSVLKTPTDAVRNIYDLYIIQSNIGVDLGIGKLFSQDQLKWYEEVDNLYDFYEKGPGKNGEDIATTIALPLLKDFIVTSDNALANKNITANLRFAHAETMIPFITLLEINGMAVKQDKVEDVYKTWLGRDVSGMSTNVQWLFYTNDKNEVIVKMLHNEKEASLPINSSMKPYYKWNDVKSFYEAKLK encoded by the coding sequence ATGAATATTAAAACAACTTTATTTCTAATTGGAGCTTGTGCATCAATGGCTTATGCTTCAGATTTTGAGTACCTAGGAACTAAACAACCTTATCACTTTGAAAAATCAGTAGTTACTCCTATACCTGAAGGATATAAACCACTTTTCATCAATCACCTAGGAAGACATGGATCTAGACATCTTTCTTCACCTAAATATGATATATCTGTTTTTGAACTGCTTTCAATAGCTGAAAAAGATGGAGGAATCACTCCTGAAGGTCTTAAATTAAAAGAAAATGTTGCCAAAATTATGGAGATTGAAAAAGGAAACTATGGACTTCTAACTGAGGTTGGAGCAGAAGAGCAAAGAGGAATTGCAAAAAGATTCTACGAAAATAATCAAGATATCTTTGGTAGAGAAATCATAGCTAGTTCTACGCATGTAGAAAGAGCTCAACAAAGTAGAGATGCTTTTATGGGAGAATTAGCAAAATATACTCCTGCAACTAACTTTAAAATTTCTACAAATGGAGAAAAAGATGAAATATTAAGATTCTATGACCTTTCTCCTGAATATGAGGAGTTTGCTGATAATGGAAAATGGAAAAAAGAAGTTAAAGAATATGCAAAAAGTAAAGACTTTAACAATGAAGTTTTAAACAAACTATTCTCAAAAGAGTTTATCGCAAGACTTGAAAAAGGGGAATTCAATCTAAAAGACGCTAAAGGAAAATCTGTTTTAAAAACTCCTACAGATGCTGTTAGAAATATTTATGACCTTTATATTATTCAATCTAATATCGGAGTAGATTTAGGAATAGGTAAATTATTCTCTCAAGACCAACTGAAATGGTATGAAGAGGTAGATAACTTATACGACTTCTACGAAAAAGGACCTGGAAAAAACGGAGAAGATATTGCTACTACAATTGCGTTACCTTTATTAAAAGACTTCATTGTTACAAGTGATAATGCTCTTGCTAACAAAAATATAACTGCAAACTTAAGATTTGCACATGCTGAAACAATGATTCCATTCATAACACTTTTAGAAATTAATGGAATGGCTGTTAAACAAGATAAAGTTGAAGATGTTTACAAAACTTGGTTAGGTAGAGATGTATCTGGAATGTCAACAAATGTTCAGTGGCTATTCTATACAAATGATAAAAACGAAGTTATCGTAAAAATGCTTCACAATGAAAAAGAGGCTAGTTTACCTATCAATAGCTCTATGAAACCTTATTATAAATGGAATGACGTTAAAAGTTTCTACGAAGCAAAATTAAAATAA
- the phnC gene encoding phosphonate ABC transporter ATP-binding protein: protein MENIVSIKNGNKTYDNKFLALSDINLDIKKGEFVAIIGSSGAGKSTLLRSINAMNPLSSGAIIFNGKDISKISGGNLRKVRREMGMIFQHYNLIERLSVVQNVLHGRLGYMSNLKGFFELYSEEDKEKALNILKRLGLEDHCYKKASELSGGQKQRVGISRALAQNPKLILADEPIASLDPKSSEVVMETLKNICVEDNLTCIVNLHQVEFAKQYATRIIGMNKGQIIFDDIPENLTEEKIGEIYGQNI from the coding sequence ATGGAAAATATAGTTTCAATAAAGAATGGTAACAAGACGTATGATAATAAATTTTTAGCTTTATCTGATATAAATTTAGATATAAAAAAAGGTGAATTTGTAGCTATTATAGGTTCGTCTGGAGCTGGTAAATCAACTCTATTAAGATCTATAAACGCGATGAATCCTCTTTCTAGTGGAGCAATTATTTTTAACGGAAAAGACATATCTAAAATATCTGGTGGAAATTTAAGAAAAGTAAGAAGAGAGATGGGAATGATCTTTCAACATTACAACTTAATTGAAAGACTTTCAGTTGTTCAAAATGTTCTTCATGGAAGACTTGGATATATGTCTAACCTAAAAGGATTCTTTGAACTTTATTCTGAAGAAGATAAAGAAAAAGCTTTGAACATATTAAAAAGATTAGGTCTTGAGGATCATTGCTATAAGAAAGCATCTGAATTAAGTGGAGGACAAAAGCAAAGAGTTGGTATATCTAGAGCTCTAGCACAAAATCCTAAATTAATATTAGCAGATGAACCTATCGCAAGTTTAGATCCTAAATCATCTGAAGTTGTTATGGAAACTTTAAAAAATATCTGTGTTGAAGATAATCTTACATGTATTGTTAACCTTCACCAAGTTGAATTTGCTAAACAATATGCTACTAGAATAATAGGAATGAATAAGGGACAAATTATTTTTGATGATATTCCAGAAAATCTTACAGAAGAAAAGATAGGTGAGATTTATGGACAAAACATTTAA
- a CDS encoding sucrose-6-phosphate hydrolase — MRCNMWRSRFHIAPPYGLLNDPNGLIYWKGEYHLFYQWNPNACEHGAKHWAHLRSKDLINWETLPVALSPTDSFDKDGCYSGSAIEKDGEIHLFYTGNVKNNGVRESYQCLATSKDGVHFEKKGPVIHDKDIPKGYTRHFRDPKVFIENKIYKMVIGAQRVDLTGTVVVFSSADLINWTFEKEVINADFGFMCECPDFITDKESSALLFSPQGIDADGDLYNNRYQSGYIIRKLDEVNKNDFIELDRGFEFYAPQTFIDEYNKNVLIGWMGMPEELDHPTIEKENWIHSLTLPRTLEIKNNKIFQTPHPNLKKLRKEKIQLEEIKVKNSFDLSNLGISGDTYELIIDLKNLDTDFKIDLRKNENEKTTFSYDFKNKKATLDRNHSGTGYTGNRSCTLQNLEKIHIFMDKSSVEIFLNDGEEVFTANIYPNKSSLGIEIMTKMVFTIPMIKFFRI, encoded by the coding sequence ATGAGGTGTAATATGTGGAGAAGTAGATTTCATATCGCACCACCGTACGGATTACTAAATGATCCGAACGGTCTTATCTATTGGAAAGGTGAATATCATCTATTTTATCAGTGGAATCCAAACGCTTGTGAACACGGAGCAAAACATTGGGCACATTTAAGAAGTAAGGATTTAATAAACTGGGAAACTCTCCCTGTTGCTTTGAGTCCAACTGACTCATTTGATAAAGATGGATGCTATTCTGGAAGCGCTATAGAAAAAGATGGAGAGATTCATCTTTTCTATACTGGAAATGTAAAAAATAATGGAGTTAGAGAGAGCTATCAATGCTTAGCAACCTCTAAAGATGGAGTACATTTCGAAAAAAAAGGTCCCGTTATACATGATAAAGATATTCCAAAAGGATATACTCGTCACTTCAGAGATCCAAAAGTTTTTATTGAAAACAAAATTTATAAAATGGTTATAGGTGCTCAAAGAGTTGATTTGACTGGTACAGTTGTAGTATTTTCATCAGCAGATTTAATAAATTGGACTTTTGAGAAAGAGGTTATAAATGCAGATTTTGGATTTATGTGTGAATGTCCAGATTTTATAACTGATAAAGAAAGCTCAGCTTTACTTTTCTCTCCTCAAGGAATAGATGCAGACGGAGATTTGTACAACAACAGATATCAATCAGGTTATATTATAAGAAAGTTAGATGAAGTAAATAAAAATGATTTTATAGAATTAGATCGTGGTTTTGAATTTTATGCTCCTCAAACTTTTATTGATGAATATAATAAAAATGTTTTAATAGGATGGATGGGAATGCCTGAAGAGTTAGATCATCCTACAATTGAAAAAGAAAATTGGATACACTCTTTAACATTACCAAGAACTTTGGAGATAAAAAATAATAAAATTTTCCAAACTCCGCATCCTAATTTAAAAAAATTAAGAAAAGAAAAAATTCAACTTGAAGAAATTAAAGTTAAAAATAGTTTTGATCTTTCTAATTTAGGAATAAGTGGAGATACTTATGAATTAATTATTGATTTAAAAAATCTAGATACAGATTTCAAAATAGATTTAAGAAAAAATGAAAACGAAAAAACTACTTTCTCCTATGATTTCAAAAATAAAAAAGCTACCTTAGATAGAAATCATTCTGGAACAGGATACACAGGAAACAGAAGCTGTACTTTGCAAAATTTAGAAAAAATTCATATTTTTATGGATAAATCATCTGTTGAAATATTTTTAAATGATGGTGAAGAAGTATTTACTGCAAATATTTATCCAAATAAAAGTAGTTTAGGTATTGAAATTATGACCAAAATGGTGTTTACTATACCTATGATAAAGTTTTTTAGAATTTAA